From Poecile atricapillus isolate bPoeAtr1 chromosome Z, bPoeAtr1.hap1, whole genome shotgun sequence, one genomic window encodes:
- the HMGCR gene encoding 3-hydroxy-3-methylglutaryl-Coenzyme A reductase: MLSRLFRMHGLFVASHPWEVIVGTVTLTICMMSMKMFTGNDKICGWNYECPKLEEDVLSSDIIILTITRCIAILYIYFQFQNLRQLGSKYILGIAGLFTIFSSFVFSTVVIHFLDKELTGLNEALPFFLLLIDLSRASALAKFALSSNSQDEVRENISRGMAILGPTFTLDALVECLVIGVGTMSGVRQLEIMCCFGCMSVLANYFVFMTFFPACVSLVLELSRESREGRPIWQLSHFARVLEEEENKPNPVTQRVKMIMSLGLVLVHAHSRWIAEPAAQNSTVENSVGLDENAPKRIEPNVSLWQFYLSRMASMDIEQVITLGLALLLAVKYIFFEQAETESTLSLKNPITSPVMVQKKVPENCCRKQAGLLKNNQKSNTAEETFIPKDESAEVIKPVLAESSTKATFVVGNSSPVENSSYLSGKEEEIELPKEPRSIEECVRILGSAQEGAKFLTDAEVISLVNAKHIPAYKLETLMETQERGVSIRRQILSKKLPEPSSLQYLPYRNYNYSLVMGACCENVIGYMPIPVGVAGPLFLDNKEFQVPMATTEGCLVASTNRGCRAICLGGGASSRILADGMTRGPVVRLPTACQAAEVKVWLESPEGFKIMKEAFDSTSRFARLQKLLISLAGRNLYIRFQSGTGDAMGMNMISKGTEKALARLNEEFPDLQVIAISGNYCTDKKPAAINWIEGRGKSVVCEAVIPAKVVREVLKTTTEDLVEVNINKNLVGSAMAGSIGGYNAHAANIVTAIYIACGQDAAQNVGSSNCITLMERTGSNNEDLYISCTMPSIEIGTVGGGTNLLPQQACLQMLGVQGASQDNPGENARQLAKIVCATVMAGELSLMAALAAGHLVKSHMIHNRSKINLQDLQGTCTKKAA, encoded by the exons ATGCTGTCCAGACTCTTTCGAATGCATGGCCTTTTTGTAGCATCTCATCCATGGGAAGTCATTGTGGGAACAGTGACTCTCACTATCTGCATGATGTCTATGAAGATGTTCACTGGGAATGATAAGATCTGTGGCTGGAATTATGAGTGCCCCAAACTTGAAGAA GATGTTCTGAGCAGTGACATCATCATCCTGACAATCACACGCTGCATAGCaattctttatatatatttccaGTTTCAGAACCTAAGGCAGCTTGgatcaaaatacattttag gtattgCTGGCCTCTTCACAATCTTCTCAAGTTTTGTTTTTAGTACAGTGGTAATTCACTTCTTGGATAAAGAACTGACAGGTTTAAA CGAAGCTTTACCATTCTTCCTGCTTCTGATTGATTTGTCAAGAGCAAGTGCATTAGCCAAATTTGCTCTCAGCTCCAACTCTCAG gATGAAgtcagagaaaatatttcacgTGGGATGGCAATATTAGGCCCTACGTTTACGCTGGATGCACTTGTGGAGTGTCTTGTAATTGGTGTTGGTACCATGTCAG GTGTACGACAGCTTGAAATTATGTGCTGCTTTGGCTGTATGTCTGTTCTTGCCAACTACTTCGTCTTCATGACCTTCTTTCCAGCCTGTGTGTCCTTGGTATTAGAG cTTTCAAGAGAGAGTCGTGAAGGGCGCCCTATATGGCAGCTTAGTCATTTTGCTCGTGTTCTGGAAGAAGAAGAGAATAAACCAAATCCTGTAACACAGAGGGTCAAAATGATTATG TCACTGGGTTTGGTTCTTGTTCACGCCCACAGTCGTTGGATAGCTGAACCAGCTGCTCAAAACAGTACCGTTGAAAATTCAGTGGGATTGGATGAGAATGCACCGAAGAGAATTGAACCTAATGTTTCTCTGTGGCAGTTCTACCTCTCTCG AATGGCCAGTATGGATATTGAGCAAGTAATCACACTTGGATTAGCCCTTCTTCTTgctgttaaatatattttctttgagCAAGCGGAGACTGAATCTACCCTCTCACTGAAGAATCCCATAACATCTCCTGTGATGGTACAGAAAAAGGTCCCTGAAAATTGTTGCAGGAAACAGGCTGGACTTCTGAAAAACAATCAGAAATCTAACACAGCAGAAGAAACTTTCATTCCCAAAGATGAAAGTG CTGAAGTCATAAAACCTGTATTAGCAGAGTCATCAACCAAGGCTACATTTGTGGTTGGCAATTCTAGCCCTGTGGAAAATTCTTCATATCTCagtggaaaagaggaagagattGAGTTACCTAAAGAACCACGTTCTATTGAGGAATGTGTTCGTATACTTGGAAGTGCACAG GAAGGAGCAAAATTTCTTACTGATGCTGAGGTTATCAGCTTAGTTAATGCTAAGCATATTCCTGCATACAAACTGGAAACCCTAATGGAAACCCAGGAGCGAGGCGTATCCATTCGCAGACAGATATTATCCAAGAAACTTCCTGAACCTTCATCTTTGCAGTATCTTCCTTATAGAAATTATAATTATTCCTTG GTGATGGGAGCTTGCTGTGAAAACGTGATTGGATATATGCCTATTCCTGTCGGCGTAGCAGGTCCACTGTTTTTGGATAACAAAGAGTTTCAGGTGCCAATGGCAACAACAGAAGGATGTCTTGTAGCAAGCACAAACAGAGGATGTAGAGCAATATGT CTTGGTGGTGGAGCAAGTAGCCGTATTCTGGCAGATGGGATGACTCGAGGACCTGTTGTAAGGTTGCCCACTGCTTGCCAAGCTGCAGAGGTGAAAGTCTGGCTTGAAAGCCCTGaaggttttaaaataatgaaggaaGCTTTTGACAGCACAAGTAG GTTTGCCCGCCTACAAAAACTTCTCATCAGTTTGGCTGGTCGTAACCTCTATATCCGTTTTCAGTCGGGAACAGGGGATGCAATGGGAATGAATATGATTTCGAAA GGTACTGAAAAAGCGCTGGCAAGGCTGAACGAAGAGTTTCCTGACCTTCAAGTTATAGCTATCAGTGGTAACTACTGTACAGACAAAAAACCTGCTGCTATAAACTGGatagaaggaagaggaaagtcTGTTGTCTGTGAAGCAGTCATTCCAGCTAAGGTTGTTAGAGAA GTATTGAAAACAACTACAGAAGATCTAGTTGAAGTCAACATAAACAAAAATTTGGTGGGTTCTGCGATGGCTGGTAGCATAGGTGGCTACAACGCGCATGCAGCAAACATTGTGACAGCGATCTACATTGCCTGTGGTCAG GATGCTGCGCAGAATGTGGGCAGCTCCAACTGCATCACTTTGATGGAGAGAACTGGTTCCAACAACGAAGACCTGTACATCAGCTGCACAATGCCTTCCATAGAAATAGGGACTGTTGGCGGAGGCACCAACTTGCTCCCACAGCAGGCCTGTTTGCAG ATGTTAGGGGTTCAAGGTGCAAGCCAAGATAACCCTGGTGAAAATGCCCGTCAGCTTGCTAAAATTGTTTGTGCTACAGTGATGGCAGGGGAGCTATCACTAATGGCTGCCCTTGCAGCAGGGCATCTTGTCAAAAGCCACATGATCCACAACAg GTCAAAGATAAATCTACAGGATCTTCAAGGAACCTGCACTAAAAAGGCAGCGTGA
- the MED18 gene encoding mediator of RNA polymerase II transcription subunit 18, with product MEAPPVTMMPVTGGTINMMEYLLQGSVLDQSLESLLHRLRGLCDNMEPETFLDHEMVFLLKGQQASPFVLRARRSMDKSGMPWHLRYLGQPEIGDKNRQALVRNCVDIATSDNLTDFLVEMGFRMDHEFVAKGHVFRKGIMKIMVYKIFRILMPGNTESIEPLSLSYLVELNVVAPGGQDIVSDDMRNFAEQLKPLVHLEKIDPKRLM from the exons ATGGAGGCGCCGCCGGTGACCATGATGCCCGTCACGGGCGGCACCATCAACATGATGGAGTACCTGCTCCAAG GGAGCGTGCTGGACCAGAGCCTGGAGAGCCTCCTGCACCGCCTGCGCGGGTTGTGCGACAACATGGAGCCCGAGACCTTCCTGGACCACGAGATGGTGTTCCTGCTGAAGGGGCAGCAGGCCAGCCCCTTCGTGCTGCGCGCCCGGCGCTCCATGGACAAGAGCGGGATGCCCTGGCACCTGCGCTATCTGGGACAGCCCGAAATAGGCGACAAGAACCGCCAAGCGCTCGTGCGCAACTGCGTGGACATCGCCACGTCCGACAACCTGACGGACTTCCTGGTGGAGATGGGCTTCCGCATGGACCACGAGTTCGTGGCCAAAGGGCACGTGTTCCGCAAGGGCATCATGAAGATCATGGTGTACAAGATCTTCCGCATACTGATGCCGGGAAACACGGAGAGCATTGAGCCGCTCTCCCTCTCCTACTTGGTGGAGCTCAACGTAGTCGCgccaggagggcaggacattgTTTCTGATGACATGAGGAACTTTGCTGAGCAGCTGAAGCCTCTAGTACACCTGGAGAAAATTGACCCCAAAAGACTAATGTGA